The following coding sequences are from one Oryzisolibacter sp. LB2S window:
- a CDS encoding IS3 family transposase (programmed frameshift), whose translation MKKSNKFSPEVRERAVRMVQEHRGEYPSLWAAIESIAPKIGCVPQTLHEWVKQAEVDAGTREGVSTAEARRIKELEREVKELRRANEILKLASAFFGPGGARPPIEVMYRLVDEHRQVHGGEPMCKVLQIAPSAYRRHAARLRDARLLSRRAQRDAVLMPDIERVWNDNLQVYGADKVWMQMNREGTVVARCTVERLMKRLGLQGVRRGKVVRATVSDPKAPCPLDKVNRQFHAQRPNQLWVSDFTYVSTWQGWLYVAFIVDVFARRIVGWRVSTSMSTDFVLDALEQALYERQPERDSSLIHHSDRGSQYVSIRYSERLAEAGVEPSVGSKGDSYDNALAETINGLYKAEVIHRRTWKTREAVELATLTWVSWFNHHRLMGPLGYIPPAEAEANYYRQLSEQSAELA comes from the exons ATGAAGAAGTCAAACAAGTTCTCGCCCGAGGTACGCGAGCGTGCGGTGAGGATGGTGCAGGAGCACCGTGGAGAGTACCCGTCGCTGTGGGCGGCCATCGAATCGATCGCGCCCAAGATTGGCTGTGTGCCGCAGACCTTGCACGAATGGGTCAAGCAAGCCGAGGTTGACGCGGGCACGCGTGAAGGCGTGTCCACGGCTGAAGCCCGGCGCATCAAGGAGCTCGAGCGCGAGGTCAAGGAGCTTCGCCGTGCCAACGAAATCCTGAAGTTGGCCAGTGCGTTTTTCG GCCCAGGCGGAGCTCGACCGCCGATTGAAGTGATGTACCGGCTGGTCGATGAGCACCGCCAAGTTCACGGGGGCGAGCCGATGTGCAAGGTGCTGCAGATCGCCCCGTCGGCCTACCGCAGACACGCAGCCCGGCTGCGTGATGCCCGACTGCTCAGTCGCAGGGCACAGCGCGATGCAGTGTTGATGCCAGACATCGAGCGGGTGTGGAATGACAACCTGCAGGTCTATGGCGCCGATAAGGTGTGGATGCAGATGAACCGCGAGGGCACAGTCGTTGCCCGGTGCACCGTTGAGCGCCTGATGAAACGACTGGGCCTGCAGGGCGTGCGGCGCGGCAAGGTGGTTCGCGCCACGGTCAGCGACCCCAAGGCGCCGTGCCCGCTGGATAAGGTCAACCGGCAGTTCCATGCCCAGCGGCCCAACCAGCTATGGGTGTCGGACTTCACCTATGTCTCGACCTGGCAGGGTTGGCTCTATGTGGCCTTTATTGTCGACGTCTTCGCACGGCGCATCGTGGGCTGGCGGGTGAGCACGTCGATGAGCACGGACTTTGTCCTCGATGCGCTGGAGCAGGCGCTGTACGAGCGGCAACCCGAGCGAGATAGCAGCCTGATCCACCATTCGGATCGTGGCTCCCAATACGTGTCGATTCGGTACTCCGAACGTCTGGCAGAAGCCGGTGTCGAGCCGTCCGTGGGCAGCAAGGGCGACAGCTATGACAACGCTCTGGCCGAGACGATCAACGGTCTGTACAAGGCCGAGGTGATCCACCGACGCACGTGGAAGACTCGCGAGGCCGTCGAGCTCGCCACGCTGACGTGGGTCTCCTGGTTCAACCACCATCGGCTCATGGGGCCTCTGGGCTACATCCCGCCGGCAGAGGCTGAGGCAAACTACTACCGTCAGCTATCCGAGCAGTCGGCCGAGCTGGCATGA
- a CDS encoding glycerophosphodiester phosphodiesterase family protein produces the protein MFSKTQAALAALIALQLAACGGGDSSSQPEAGTPSIPAAPLEPATPVGPANPDNPDKPSEPDSQPLVTYLDQTFAGLSELPQGWTKPVANKGTVEVRDGSLFIDGRAHATQMTAVSLPESLQKLSNYRIDVDFTIEAATDPKRWASVMYRTSGTPTMEPYYQMAMRQEATSANGTEFAFRNAGAWNVISTKPFTEKIDPAKTYRATVIVHGNRVRQYLNGELLHDVEMDERYASGGVGLQAAGALMRVESIKVTEQRDALPVVKLFDPQDTGTKAAVAPTLVQVMSSQTTLEKSGASNALFGLDSSLMLRGAGGESIGSLLDYVSQAKVLAIPVLRIENEATVTALSRFVEKYGYTDITLLSSNVELLAQARKAMPLVRAAVDFSGSNLTDSAADVLKVVAQTNRAKAKIAVLPAAMSTQSAVAHMQRLLITPWAAVAPTAATPEQVAEVLLTGVNGVVTSHSQAYAKVLQKLPANTLLRKPLIIGHRGTPSLKDENTLESALEAAAVGADVIENDIYMTRDKHLVIMHDGTVDRTTDGTGPIEEMTLAQVKQLKTDSGYAVPTLEEYFDAFKNKKQVHFVEIKSSKPEIVSLLKDLVDKKKVHDQLVVISFDFNQLANMAKTMPEVSTGALNSLAVKAGKVESGLRSILGVTQTNSSTYNPSYSGGISSELVEAAKHRGLTFWPWTLRKQNDFYSLYSYGTHGLTTDDAHWAKSFPIQAVAAQGSTAVNIQTPVALPLTLTTQVGATLNATSNQMVVLDGTAQYNLQPDGSILFTAPGTATVLPGYRHAMSQDHHYTVFAKPVKLTVQ, from the coding sequence ATGTTCTCGAAAACTCAGGCCGCACTGGCTGCCTTGATCGCTCTTCAACTTGCAGCTTGCGGTGGTGGAGACTCCTCTTCTCAGCCTGAGGCTGGCACTCCATCGATTCCTGCCGCGCCCTTGGAGCCCGCGACGCCTGTGGGTCCCGCCAATCCAGACAATCCGGATAAGCCTTCGGAGCCGGATAGCCAGCCTCTGGTGACATATCTGGATCAGACATTTGCCGGCTTGTCTGAACTCCCCCAAGGCTGGACAAAACCGGTTGCGAACAAAGGCACCGTGGAAGTGCGCGACGGCAGCCTGTTTATTGATGGCCGTGCTCATGCCACGCAGATGACAGCGGTGTCACTGCCTGAGTCTTTGCAAAAGCTCTCCAACTACCGTATCGATGTCGATTTCACGATTGAGGCGGCAACGGATCCAAAGCGCTGGGCCAGCGTGATGTATCGCACTTCAGGGACTCCTACGATGGAGCCCTACTATCAGATGGCCATGCGTCAAGAGGCCACTTCGGCCAACGGCACTGAATTTGCCTTCCGTAATGCTGGCGCCTGGAATGTGATCAGCACCAAGCCATTCACGGAAAAAATCGACCCTGCCAAGACGTACCGTGCTACGGTCATCGTGCACGGCAATCGTGTCCGCCAGTACCTGAATGGCGAGCTGCTGCACGATGTGGAGATGGATGAGCGCTATGCCTCTGGGGGTGTTGGCCTGCAAGCAGCCGGTGCTCTGATGCGGGTTGAGAGCATCAAGGTCACCGAGCAGCGCGATGCCTTGCCTGTGGTGAAGCTGTTTGATCCCCAGGATACAGGCACCAAGGCTGCAGTGGCTCCTACTTTGGTTCAAGTCATGAGCTCGCAAACGACACTGGAGAAGTCTGGAGCCAGCAACGCCTTGTTCGGGCTGGATAGTTCACTGATGCTCAGGGGCGCTGGCGGTGAAAGTATCGGGAGCTTGCTGGACTATGTGAGCCAGGCCAAGGTGCTGGCAATCCCCGTGCTGCGTATTGAAAACGAAGCTACTGTTACAGCGCTGTCGCGTTTCGTAGAAAAGTACGGCTATACAGATATCACACTGCTGTCTAGCAATGTGGAGTTGCTGGCGCAGGCGCGCAAAGCCATGCCGCTGGTGCGTGCGGCGGTGGACTTCTCGGGATCCAATCTGACTGATAGTGCGGCCGATGTCTTGAAGGTTGTGGCGCAGACCAATCGTGCGAAAGCCAAGATTGCGGTACTGCCTGCTGCCATGAGCACTCAAAGTGCGGTGGCTCATATGCAGCGTCTGCTGATCACCCCTTGGGCTGCAGTGGCTCCCACTGCGGCAACGCCTGAGCAAGTGGCTGAAGTGCTGCTGACCGGCGTCAATGGCGTTGTGACCAGCCATTCACAGGCCTATGCCAAGGTGCTTCAAAAGCTGCCAGCGAATACCTTGTTGCGCAAGCCGCTGATTATTGGACACCGAGGCACGCCCTCTTTGAAGGATGAAAATACTCTGGAGAGTGCTCTGGAGGCTGCTGCGGTAGGTGCTGATGTCATCGAAAACGACATCTATATGACACGTGACAAGCATCTTGTGATCATGCATGACGGAACAGTGGACCGCACCACGGACGGCACAGGTCCCATCGAAGAGATGACGCTGGCCCAGGTCAAGCAGCTCAAAACGGATTCGGGCTATGCAGTGCCGACGCTGGAAGAGTACTTCGATGCCTTCAAGAACAAGAAGCAGGTGCATTTTGTCGAAATCAAGAGCAGCAAGCCTGAGATCGTGAGCCTGCTCAAAGACTTGGTTGACAAAAAGAAAGTCCATGACCAACTGGTTGTCATCTCCTTCGATTTCAATCAGCTCGCAAACATGGCAAAAACTATGCCCGAGGTCAGTACGGGTGCACTCAACAGCCTGGCGGTCAAGGCCGGCAAGGTTGAAAGTGGACTGCGCAGCATTCTGGGCGTGACGCAGACCAACTCATCAACCTACAACCCAAGCTACAGCGGCGGCATCAGCTCTGAGCTTGTGGAGGCTGCTAAGCACCGGGGGCTGACCTTCTGGCCCTGGACTTTACGTAAGCAAAATGACTTCTACAGCCTCTATAGCTATGGCACCCATGGTCTGACCACGGATGATGCGCACTGGGCCAAGAGTTTCCCGATTCAAGCAGTAGCCGCGCAAGGATCGACTGCGGTGAACATACAGACACCGGTTGCTTTGCCGCTGACGCTGACGACACAAGTCGGGGCAACGCTCAATGCCACAAGCAATCAGATGGTGGTGCTGGATGGCACAGCGCAGTACAACCTACAGCCAGACGGCTCCATCCTTTTTACGGCACCGGGGACTGCCACCGTGTTGCCTGGATATCGTCATGCCATGAGCCAGGATCATCACTACACCGTGTTTGCCAAGCCAGTGAAGCTGACCGTCCAGTAA
- a CDS encoding type II toxin-antitoxin system VapC family toxin has product MMYVLDTNVVSELRKVRLGKADAHVAAWAESVDAADLFVSAITIMELELGVLSIERKDAAQGAMLRAWLEQHVLPEFSGRTLPIDTAVAQRCARLHVPDRRGERDALIAATALVHAMAVVTRNVADFKPTGVTIVNPWEPLP; this is encoded by the coding sequence ATGATGTACGTGCTCGATACCAACGTGGTGTCCGAGTTGCGCAAGGTGCGGCTTGGCAAGGCTGATGCGCATGTGGCGGCTTGGGCAGAGAGCGTGGATGCAGCCGACCTGTTTGTTTCGGCCATCACCATCATGGAGTTGGAGCTCGGCGTTCTGTCGATTGAGCGCAAGGATGCTGCCCAGGGCGCCATGCTGCGTGCGTGGCTGGAGCAGCATGTACTTCCCGAGTTCTCCGGGCGCACGTTGCCTATCGATACCGCTGTGGCACAGCGCTGCGCTCGGCTGCATGTACCGGACAGGCGCGGTGAGCGCGACGCGCTCATTGCTGCAACGGCCCTAGTGCATGCCATGGCGGTGGTCACGCGCAACGTGGCAGATTTCAAGCCCACGGGGGTGACTATCGTCAATCCATGGGAGCCATTGCCATGA
- a CDS encoding type II toxin-antitoxin system Phd/YefM family antitoxin translates to MTITTLSSRELNQDVTRAKKATKNGPVFITDRGKPAHVLLSFEDYQRLTQQRRNIADALAMPGVADIAFEPPRVIIGVRPADLS, encoded by the coding sequence GTGACCATCACAACTCTTTCCAGTCGGGAGCTGAACCAGGACGTGACCCGAGCAAAGAAGGCAACCAAGAACGGTCCAGTGTTCATCACGGATCGTGGCAAGCCTGCGCATGTGCTGCTCAGCTTTGAGGACTATCAGCGGTTGACGCAGCAGCGGCGCAACATTGCCGACGCGCTGGCGATGCCGGGTGTGGCGGACATCGCATTCGAGCCGCCGCGTGTGATCATCGGAGTCCGGCCGGCGGATCTCTCATGA
- a CDS encoding DUF1810 domain-containing protein codes for MTPHNPEDRQNAYRPDLERFVQAQAPVYDEVLAELREGHKQTHWMWFIFPQLLGLAHSATAKRFGITDLDEARAYLHHPVLGPRLRQCFELLLTHPSQTPQDMLGGIDAVKLRSSATLFLLASENDPLFAAVLTTFYAGAPDPLTVDLLSR; via the coding sequence GTGACACCGCACAACCCTGAGGATCGGCAAAACGCGTACCGCCCCGACCTGGAGCGCTTCGTACAAGCACAGGCTCCCGTCTATGACGAGGTCCTGGCCGAGTTGCGCGAGGGGCACAAGCAGACGCACTGGATGTGGTTCATATTCCCGCAGTTGCTGGGCCTGGCCCATTCGGCCACCGCAAAAAGGTTTGGCATCACCGACCTGGACGAGGCGCGAGCCTACCTGCACCACCCGGTGCTCGGCCCACGGTTGCGACAATGCTTTGAACTCCTGCTCACACATCCGTCGCAGACCCCGCAGGACATGCTGGGCGGCATAGATGCTGTAAAGCTGCGGTCCAGCGCCACCTTGTTCCTGCTGGCGTCGGAAAACGACCCCTTGTTTGCGGCCGTTCTGACCACCTTCTACGCAGGAGCGCCCGACCCTTTGACCGTCGATCTGCTGAGTCGCTGA
- a CDS encoding TlpA disulfide reductase family protein: protein MDRMLQLGPLALPWTLLVLLVAWQLGTVVHERLSARHGQGPGPHGWRLTLVALLAARLGFVVQYPAEYGATPWSVLDIRDGGWQPWAGLAAALLYVGLLWLRRSPWRQSASAGLATFAATWLAGLALLQASAPPGGAELPVWRGVALDARTIALPDLRGQPVVVNLWASWCPPCRREMPALLQARGRHPQVRFLWVNQGETPEVVARFASQQGLPASDVLLDPSTQLGPALGHKALPTTLFYDGQGRLQAVRTGELSAGTLAHHLARIAPSTR from the coding sequence ATGGACCGCATGCTGCAACTGGGCCCGCTGGCCCTGCCCTGGACCTTGCTGGTGCTGCTGGTCGCATGGCAGCTGGGCACGGTGGTGCATGAGCGCCTGTCGGCGCGCCATGGCCAGGGCCCGGGCCCACATGGCTGGCGCCTGACGCTTGTGGCCCTGCTGGCCGCACGCCTGGGCTTTGTTGTGCAATACCCGGCGGAGTACGGCGCCACCCCCTGGTCGGTGCTGGACATTCGCGACGGCGGCTGGCAGCCCTGGGCCGGTCTGGCCGCGGCACTGCTCTATGTCGGCCTGCTGTGGCTGCGCCGCAGCCCCTGGCGCCAGTCCGCCAGCGCCGGTCTGGCCACGTTTGCCGCCACATGGCTCGCTGGCCTGGCACTGCTGCAGGCCAGTGCCCCGCCCGGCGGCGCAGAACTTCCCGTCTGGCGCGGCGTGGCGCTCGACGCGCGGACCATCGCCTTGCCCGATCTGCGTGGCCAACCCGTGGTGGTCAACCTCTGGGCCAGCTGGTGCCCGCCCTGCCGGCGTGAAATGCCCGCACTCCTGCAGGCACGCGGCAGGCACCCACAGGTGCGCTTTCTCTGGGTCAACCAGGGTGAGACACCCGAGGTCGTGGCTCGCTTTGCCAGCCAGCAGGGGCTGCCCGCATCAGACGTGCTGCTCGATCCATCGACGCAGCTCGGACCCGCGCTCGGACACAAGGCACTTCCCACCACGCTGTTCTATGACGGCCAGGGACGCCTGCAAGCCGTGAGGACGGGTGAGCTGTCGGCCGGAACGCTCGCCCATCACCTCGCGCGCATTGCCCCATCCACACGCTGA
- a CDS encoding ATP-binding protein: MSRRAKSLRLRLVLGLTLASSLLWGGVALWRFNSLEHEINAMLDERLAASAKMVAGIVHQLEPAMHGGPDQAGDSDLAPLIARDGVACEVSLVRSEVGIVPIARTAGGPEQATHGATGFGVITKGGKAWRSYVLEEDGLRVATADRMDSREHLVQSAWRAMAVPFALALAGIVLLSWWITTRTLRPLGQLQRELRERPPQDSTPVQAGQDTQELAPVVDSLNHLLARMDAAIAHERRWTADAAHELRTPLTAIKTHVQVAQMALASPATHMADQALVRAGEGIAHMQHTLEQLLRLSRIESGSDADAPLCQGPAIAHAVELAMQQSRRRAEAEQWPPAQIRMTQTPAAAAHWQPLGIALPPALLTCAITNLLDNALRHHQGSEPVELALQRQTLANGSQQVTIAVRDRGPGLSPQECAQAQQRFWRKTSSHTGSGLGLTIVRRIADSAGGSLTLEPASPGLLALLQLPAHTAPSGQG; the protein is encoded by the coding sequence ATGAGCAGACGCGCCAAGAGCCTGCGCCTGCGCCTGGTGCTGGGGCTGACGCTGGCCTCCAGCCTGCTGTGGGGCGGCGTCGCGCTGTGGCGCTTCAACAGCCTCGAGCATGAGATCAACGCCATGCTCGACGAACGCCTGGCCGCATCGGCCAAGATGGTGGCGGGCATCGTGCACCAGCTCGAACCGGCCATGCACGGCGGGCCGGACCAGGCCGGCGACAGCGATCTGGCACCCCTGATTGCGCGTGACGGCGTGGCCTGCGAGGTCAGCCTGGTGCGCAGCGAGGTCGGCATCGTGCCCATCGCCCGCACGGCGGGGGGGCCGGAGCAGGCCACCCATGGCGCCACCGGCTTCGGCGTCATCACCAAGGGCGGCAAGGCCTGGCGCTCCTATGTGCTTGAAGAGGATGGCCTGCGCGTGGCCACGGCCGACCGCATGGACTCGCGCGAGCATCTCGTGCAGTCCGCATGGCGCGCCATGGCCGTGCCCTTTGCGCTGGCACTCGCGGGCATCGTGCTGTTGAGCTGGTGGATCACCACGCGCACGCTGCGCCCGCTCGGCCAGCTGCAGCGAGAGCTGCGCGAGCGCCCGCCACAGGACAGCACGCCCGTGCAGGCCGGGCAGGACACGCAGGAGCTCGCGCCCGTGGTCGACAGCCTCAACCACCTGCTCGCGCGCATGGACGCGGCCATCGCCCATGAGCGCCGCTGGACCGCCGACGCCGCCCATGAGCTGCGCACGCCGCTGACGGCCATCAAGACCCATGTGCAGGTGGCCCAGATGGCCCTGGCCTCACCCGCCACCCACATGGCCGACCAGGCGCTGGTGCGCGCCGGCGAGGGCATTGCCCATATGCAGCACACGCTGGAGCAGTTGCTGCGGCTGTCCCGCATCGAGAGCGGCAGCGACGCCGATGCGCCCCTGTGCCAGGGGCCCGCCATTGCGCACGCCGTCGAGCTCGCCATGCAGCAGTCGCGCCGGCGCGCCGAGGCCGAGCAATGGCCCCCGGCACAGATACGCATGACGCAGACGCCCGCCGCCGCTGCGCATTGGCAGCCCCTGGGCATTGCCCTGCCCCCGGCCCTGCTGACCTGCGCCATCACGAATCTGCTGGACAACGCCCTGCGCCACCACCAGGGCAGCGAGCCCGTGGAGCTCGCGCTGCAGCGCCAGACCCTGGCGAACGGATCGCAGCAGGTGACGATTGCCGTGCGCGACCGGGGGCCCGGCCTGAGCCCGCAGGAGTGCGCACAGGCACAGCAGCGCTTCTGGCGCAAGACCTCGAGCCACACGGGCAGCGGGCTGGGCCTGACCATCGTGCGCCGCATCGCCGACAGCGCGGGCGGCAGCCTGACCCTGGAGCCGGCATCGCCGGGCCTGCTGGCGCTGCTGCAGCTGCCCGCACACACCGCCCCCAGCGGGCAGGGCTGA
- a CDS encoding response regulator transcription factor, with protein sequence MHILIVEDNAPVATGIQTALELHGLRSDWADGADAAQAHVAARSYDACVLDLGLPDGDGMQLLRRWRAAGLMLPVLILSARTTLQDKVEGLQSGSDDYLTKPFDLPELIARLHALLRRAGGRSGDRIRVADCEIDMLQGMVWRHGQRVELARREWALLQALVQAHGRVLSPAQLHDSLYGLEQDVESNTVNVHVHHLRRKLGAELIETVRGQGFRLGCSAGASP encoded by the coding sequence ATGCACATCCTGATCGTCGAAGACAACGCGCCGGTGGCCACCGGCATACAGACCGCGCTGGAGCTGCACGGCCTGCGCAGCGACTGGGCCGACGGCGCCGATGCCGCGCAGGCCCATGTCGCCGCGCGCAGCTACGACGCCTGCGTGCTCGACCTGGGCCTGCCCGATGGTGACGGCATGCAGCTGCTGCGCCGCTGGCGTGCCGCGGGGCTGATGCTGCCGGTGCTGATCCTGTCCGCGCGCACCACGCTGCAGGACAAGGTCGAGGGCCTGCAAAGCGGCAGCGATGACTACCTCACCAAACCCTTCGACCTGCCCGAGCTCATCGCGCGCCTGCACGCGCTGCTGCGCCGCGCCGGCGGGCGCAGCGGCGACCGCATCCGCGTCGCGGACTGCGAGATCGACATGCTCCAGGGCATGGTCTGGCGCCATGGCCAGCGCGTGGAGCTGGCACGGCGCGAATGGGCCCTCCTGCAGGCGCTGGTGCAGGCCCATGGCCGCGTGCTCAGCCCGGCCCAGCTGCACGACAGCCTGTACGGCCTGGAGCAGGACGTGGAGAGCAACACCGTCAACGTGCATGTGCACCACCTGCGCCGCAAGCTCGGCGCCGAGCTCATAGAAACCGTGCGCGGCCAGGGCTTCCGGCTGGGCTGCAGCGCCGGCGCATCGCCATGA